The region CATCGAGGGGCGCTGAGCGTGCGAGCCGAGATCGAGCAGAGAGGATCTTCACGGCGTGGTCACCTGGGGGTGCTGAAGCTCTGCGAGGTCATCTTCTACGGCTTCAACCGCACCTGGGGCGAAGGTGCACGCGGCGAGGAGAAGCTGGGGGCTGCGCTGGCTGAGCTCGAGACCCGCGGCTGGACGGTGCTGCATGACGTCGTGCTCGACAGCTGGAACATCGACCACGTGGCCATCGGACCCACCGGGGTCTTCACCATTGAGACCAAGTCGCATCGCGGTCGAATCCAGCATGATGGTCAGCAGCTGCTGCGCGGTGGGCGCCCCCTCGAGAAGGACTTCCTGCGGCAGGCCAAAAGCCAGGGCCTGTGGCTCGGCAAGCAGCTCGAGCAGAGAGGACACAGCGTCTTCGTGACCCCCATCG is a window of Pseudomonadota bacterium DNA encoding:
- a CDS encoding NERD domain-containing protein; the protein is HRGALSVRAEIEQRGSSRRGHLGVLKLCEVIFYGFNRTWGEGARGEEKLGAALAELETRGWTVLHDVVLDSWNIDHVAIGPTGVFTIETKSHRGRIQHDGQQLLRGGRPLEKDFLRQAKSQGLWLGKQLEQRGHSVFVTPIVCFTRAYVRIPKSATRPVVVVPLKWLLETLERGKVRLNEAALRDVTAAVRDCCAHVATRADDT